The Skermanella rosea sequence CTGCACGACGCGCTGGCCGTCCTGGGCGCCGACCTGATCGTGAAGGCCCTGGACGGCGTGGCCGCCGGGAGCCTGACGCCGGTCCCGCAGCCGGAGGTAGGCGTCACCTATGCCGCCAAGCTGACCCGCGAGGACGGCAGGCTCGACTGGAGCCGTCCGGCCGCCGAGACGGAGCGCCAAGTCCGGGCACTCAATCCCTGGCCCGGCGTGTGGTTCGACCTGGGCAAGGAACGGATCAAGGTGCTGGGCGCCGAAGCGGCCGGCAATCCGTCCGGCGCCGCCCCGGGCACCCTGTTGGACGATCGCCTGACAGTGGCCTGCACGGAAGGCGCCGTCCGCCTGACCCGCGTGCAGCGACCCGGCAAGGCGGCGGTGGACGGCGACGCCTTCCTGCGCGGTTTCCAGCTGCCGGTCGGGACCGTGCTGACGGCGCCATGAGCCGCTGGAAGATCACCGTCGAGTATGACGGCCGGGGACTCGTCGGCTGGCAGCGCCAGGACAACGGTCCCTCGATCCAGCAATCCCTGGAGGAAGCCGTCGAGAAGCTGTCGGGCGAAACCGTACGCGTCCACGGCGCCGGCCGTACGGACGCGGGCGTACATGCGCTGGGACAGGTGGCCCATTTCGACCTGGCCAAGCCCCTGACCGAACGCGCGGTCCGCGACGGGCTGAACTTCCACCTGCGCCCGGCCCCTATCGCGGTGCTCGACGCCGAACCGGTCCCGGACGATTTCCACGCCAGAATGTCCGCCGTCGAGCGCGGCTATGTCTACCGCATCGTCAACCGGCGGGCTCCGCTGGCCCTGGACGACGGCCGCGCCTGGCAGATCGGCCGCCCCCTGGACGCCGAGGCCATGGACGCGGCCGCCGGGATCCTGATCGGCCGCCACGACTTCACGACCTTCCGCGCCAGCCTGTGCCAGGCGAAATCCCCGGTGAAGACCCTCGACGTGCTGACCGTGACCCGCACCGGCCCCGAGATCCGCATCACCGCCCGCGCCCGCTCCTTCCTGCACCACCAGATCCGCAACATCACCGGCACCCTGGTGCTGGTCGGCGAAGGCCGCTGGCCGGTCGAACGCGTCCGCACCGCGCTCGAAGCGCGCGACCGCTCGAAAGGCGGCCCCACGGCGCCGCCGGACGGGCTTTATTTCACCGATGTGGTGTACGATACCGATCGGCGAGTGGGATGATCGGCCATGTACGGCGTTCCGCTCGACCTGACGACTCCAGATCGGTAACGTCTTTCTTTATCTGAGCCGAGTTGCCGTATGGAAACCAAGGTGCTGACCGCGCACGTGCCGCTGCCGCTCGCCGAGAAAGTGGAACAGTTGGCAGCGCGCCTCAATCGCCCGCACGATTGGATCGTCAGGCAGGCTCCGTCAGTTTGGGTCGAACAAGAGGAAGAGCGGAGGCGCCTCACCCTGGAGGCACTGGCCGACGTAGCCTCCGGCTGCGTCATCGACCATCAGTCTGTACAAGCCTGGGCCGACAGCCTCGGTACCAGGATATCGGCAGATGGCGCCATCCTTCCCCGTGATCAATAAATAAGTGCGGTAGGTCGGCCTTCGCCCGTCAGGGCGAACGCCGACACCCTGCGTCAACGCTCCGGCCATGCTGTCGGCGTCGGCCTTCGGCCGAGGCCGACCTACGATCCTCAGCCCCGCCACTCCTCCCGCAGGATCGCGTAGAGCACGTGGTCGCGCCAAGCGCCGTCGATCCTCAGGTAGCCCCTTGCATAGCCCTCGTACTGGAAGCCCACCTTTTCCAGCAGGCCCCGACTCGGCGCGTTGGTCGGAAGGCACGCCGCTTCGATCCGATGAAGTCCCAGCTGGCCGAAGGCGAAGTCCAGAGTCAGGCGGGTCGCCTCGCTCATGTAGCCGCGCCGGGCATAGGTCTCGCCGACCCAGTAGCCCAGCGTGCCCGTCTGCGCCACGCCGCGCCTTATGTTGCTCAGGCCGATCCCGCCGACCACCCGGTCGGTGCGGCGCTCCACGGCCAGGAAGCTGTAGGCCTCGTCGTCACGCCACTCGATGAGCTGGCGGCGCAGCCGGCGCAGATAGGCGGTGCGGGCCAGCGCATCCGCCGGCCAGGTCGGTTCCCACGGCGTCAGGAAAGCGCGGCTGCGCTCGCGCAGGTCGGACCATTCCTGCCAGTCACGCGCCATCGGCGGCCGGATCGAGACCCTCTGGCCGTCGAGCCGTATCGCGGGCGGACTGATCAGACCATTCCTCAGCAATCCGATCACGGCCCTGCGCCATCCCCCGGATGAATCTTCCATGGCGGGAACACGGCGTCAGGACAGGCGCGCGGCGATCCGCCCATAATCCTCAAGCCCGTCCAGGGGTCCCAGCGCGGTCACGGTCGGCGCCTTGGCGCGCAACCGGAGGGCGGCGCGGCGCACGGCGGCGGCATCGACCGCGTCGATCTTCTCCACCATCTCGGTGACCGGCACGGGACGGTCAAAAATTACCATTTGCTGGCCCAGCTGCTCGCAGCGCGACATGGTGCTTTCCAGCGCCATCAGCATGCCGGCCTTCAGCTGCGCGCGGGCGCGGCGGACTTCCTCGTCGGTGACGTCGAGGGCCACCTTGCACAGCTCGTCGCACATCACCGGCACCAGTTCGCCGACCTTTTCCGGCCCGGTCCCGGCATAAACGCCGAACAGGCCGCCGTCCTCGTAGGCGCCGGAGAAGGTATGGACGCTGTAGGCGAGCCCCCGCTTCTCGCGCACTTCCTGGAACAGCCGGGACGACATGCCGCCGCCCAGCAGGGTCGACAGCACGGAATGGGCGTAATAGTCCGGGTCGTGGACGCCGACGCCCTCGAACCCCAGCACGATGTGCATCTGCTCCAGGTCGCGGTCCTCGCGGAAATCGCCGCCGGTATATCGCGCCGGGTCGAGCGCCGCCGGATCCACCGGGGCCGGCAGGTCGCGGAAGACCTCCGCCGCCTTCTCGACCAGCCAGCCGTGGTCGATCCGGCCGGAAGCCGCCAGCACCATGGTCCTGCCGGAATAATTGCCGCCGATATAGTCCACCAGCGCGTCGCGCGGCAGGGCGCCGATGATTTCCGGCTGTCCCAGCACTGGGCGGCCGAGCGCCTGGTCGGGGAAGGCGCAGGCCTGGAAATGGTCGAAGATGATGTCGTCGGGCGTGTCCTCGGCCTGCCCGATCTCCTGCAACACCACGTCGCGCTCGCGGACCAGCTCGTCCTCGTCCAGCAGGCTGTGCTGGAGCATGTCGCCGATCACGTCGAGGGCGAGGGCGGCATCCTCCTTCAGCACCTTGGCGTAATAGGCCGTGTGCTCGCGGGTGGTATAGGCGTTCATGTGGCCGCCGACCGCCTCGATCTGCTCGGAGATGTCGAAGGCGGTCCGGGTCGGCGTGCCCTTGAACACCATGTGCTCGACCAGATGGGCGACGCCGTTGACCTCGGCCCGCTCGTTGCGGGTGCCGACGCCGACCCAGACGCCGAGCGACGTCGTCTCCACATGGGGCATGCTGTCGGTGGCGACCCGGAGGCCGTTGGGAAGAGTCGTTACCTTGATGGTACTCATGCGCTCCTCTGCCCTGCGGCGGTGCGGCGGGCTCGGGATCGGACGAAGGCCTGGACGGCCCTGAGGTCGTTGGGCAGCACGGTGACGCGCTCCTCGCGCTCGTAAAGGTCGGCCAGACGGGGCGGCAGCGGCGGACGCACGCCGGTCGCCCGTTCGACCGCATCGGGGAATTTGGCGGGGTGGGCACAGGCGAGCGCCACCAGGGGAACGGCCGGATCGATATGGGGCTGCTCGGCGCGCGCGGCGGCCAAGCCCACGGCGGTGTGCGGGTCGATCAACAGGCCGCCGGCCAGCCGGCGGGTCTCCGCCATGGTCGCGCGGGTCAGCTCCTCGTCCACCTTGTGGCCGTTGAACACCAGGCGGGCGCGCTCCAGCTGGGCCGGGGTCACGGCGAAGGAGCCGCCGGACCGGAACCGCCCCATGCACTGGTTCAGCGCCGGGCCGTCGCGGTCGTAGAGGTCGAACAGCAGCCGCTCGAAGTTGCTGGAGATCTGGATGTCCATGCTGGGGCTGATGGTCGGCATCACGGCCTGGGTCTGCATCGTGCCCGTGGCGAAGAAACGCGCCAGGATGTCGTTGGAGTTGGTCCCGACCACCAGCCGCTGGATCGGCAGGCCCATGGCCCGCGCGCCGTAGGCGGCGTAGACATTGCCGAAATTGCCGGTCGGCACGGCGAAGGAGACCTGCCGGTCCGGCGCCCCCAGCTCGATCGCCGCCGCGAAGTAATAGACGATCTGGGCCATGATGCGGGCCCAGTTGATCGAATTGACCGCCGACAGGTTCTGCTCGTCCCGGAAGGACGTGTCGTTGAACATCGCCTTGACCAGGTCCTGGCAATCGTCGAACGAGCCTTCCAGCGCGATGTTATGGACATTGTCCGATAGCACCGTCGTCATCTGGCGGCGCTGCACCTCCGACGTGCGGCCCTTGGGGTGCAGGATGAAGATATCGACCGCCTCGCGGTCCCGGCAGGCCTCGATCGCCGCCGACCCGGTGTCGCCGGAGGTGGCGCCGACGATCGTCACATGCTCGGCCTTCTTGGCCAGCACATGGTCGAAAAGCCGGCCGAGCAGCTGAAGCGCCACGTCCTTGAAGGCCAGCGTCGGCCCGTGGAACAACTCCATCACCCAGGTGCTCTGGTCGAGCTGCACCAGCGGCGTCACCGCGGCATGGTCGAAACCGGCATAGGCGTCGCGAACCAGGCCCGCGAACTCCGCCTCGGTCACCCGGCCGCCCAGGAAGGGCGCCATGACCCGGACCGCGAGCTCGGCATAGGGAAGCCCGCGCATCGCGCGGATCTCGTCGGGCGTGAAGGTCGGCCAGGTCTCAGGCACGTACAGACCGCCGTCGCGCGCAAGCCCGGCGAGCAGAACTTCGTCGAAGGCGAGTGTCGGGGCCGCGCCCCGCGTGCTGATGTAGCGCAAGCTGAATAGTCTCCACGTGCGTGCCCGGTCCGCCGGCCATCGTACACTAGCCAGTGAGCCAGTGCGGGCGCAAGGGCCGGGGACGTCTCCATCGAACAGGGCAGCGAAACAAAAGGCGCATGGATCGGGTTGTTGCGGGCGTACCCTGCCCAACCCAGAAACGGATCTTCCGGCGATGCTCCAGCCCGCTTCCCAGCCTGCGACGACCCCCGACCTCAGCCTGGATGCCGCCCAGCGGGAAACCGAGGAGTTCCTGACGGTCCAGATGCCGTCCATCCTATCGTCGGTCGAATACGACATGCCCCGGTTCGGCGAGGAGGCCCGGCCGACGACGCTGGCCCATGTGACCCGCGCCCGGGTCGAGACCCGGCATGTGACAGGCACCTCCGACGCCGCCTACCTGATCAACGCCTTCGGCGAAGACCTGCTGATGAAGATGCAGCTGAACGTCCGGCGCTTCGTCGTGGTCTACTCCATCCCGGTGGTCAAGCCGATCGGGTCCAGCACGGTCGCCCCCCATTTCGAGCGCTGGGCCACCGGGGCCGGCCATGCCGGCTGGATGATCGGCTGGCGCGACGCGGCCTCCCCCACCGAGCCGGACCAGACCTGGGTAGAGACCTACTGCTACGCCAACCTGGAACCGGACTTCCTGA is a genomic window containing:
- a CDS encoding M16 family metallopeptidase, whose translation is MSTIKVTTLPNGLRVATDSMPHVETTSLGVWVGVGTRNERAEVNGVAHLVEHMVFKGTPTRTAFDISEQIEAVGGHMNAYTTREHTAYYAKVLKEDAALALDVIGDMLQHSLLDEDELVRERDVVLQEIGQAEDTPDDIIFDHFQACAFPDQALGRPVLGQPEIIGALPRDALVDYIGGNYSGRTMVLAASGRIDHGWLVEKAAEVFRDLPAPVDPAALDPARYTGGDFREDRDLEQMHIVLGFEGVGVHDPDYYAHSVLSTLLGGGMSSRLFQEVREKRGLAYSVHTFSGAYEDGGLFGVYAGTGPEKVGELVPVMCDELCKVALDVTDEEVRRARAQLKAGMLMALESTMSRCEQLGQQMVIFDRPVPVTEMVEKIDAVDAAAVRRAALRLRAKAPTVTALGPLDGLEDYGRIAARLS
- a CDS encoding GNAT family N-acetyltransferase, which produces MIGLLRNGLISPPAIRLDGQRVSIRPPMARDWQEWSDLRERSRAFLTPWEPTWPADALARTAYLRRLRRQLIEWRDDEAYSFLAVERRTDRVVGGIGLSNIRRGVAQTGTLGYWVGETYARRGYMSEATRLTLDFAFGQLGLHRIEAACLPTNAPSRGLLEKVGFQYEGYARGYLRIDGAWRDHVLYAILREEWRG
- the truA gene encoding tRNA pseudouridine(38-40) synthase TruA, whose translation is MSRWKITVEYDGRGLVGWQRQDNGPSIQQSLEEAVEKLSGETVRVHGAGRTDAGVHALGQVAHFDLAKPLTERAVRDGLNFHLRPAPIAVLDAEPVPDDFHARMSAVERGYVYRIVNRRAPLALDDGRAWQIGRPLDAEAMDAAAGILIGRHDFTTFRASLCQAKSPVKTLDVLTVTRTGPEIRITARARSFLHHQIRNITGTLVLVGEGRWPVERVRTALEARDRSKGGPTAPPDGLYFTDVVYDTDRRVG
- the thrC gene encoding threonine synthase, translating into MRYISTRGAAPTLAFDEVLLAGLARDGGLYVPETWPTFTPDEIRAMRGLPYAELAVRVMAPFLGGRVTEAEFAGLVRDAYAGFDHAAVTPLVQLDQSTWVMELFHGPTLAFKDVALQLLGRLFDHVLAKKAEHVTIVGATSGDTGSAAIEACRDREAVDIFILHPKGRTSEVQRRQMTTVLSDNVHNIALEGSFDDCQDLVKAMFNDTSFRDEQNLSAVNSINWARIMAQIVYYFAAAIELGAPDRQVSFAVPTGNFGNVYAAYGARAMGLPIQRLVVGTNSNDILARFFATGTMQTQAVMPTISPSMDIQISSNFERLLFDLYDRDGPALNQCMGRFRSGGSFAVTPAQLERARLVFNGHKVDEELTRATMAETRRLAGGLLIDPHTAVGLAAARAEQPHIDPAVPLVALACAHPAKFPDAVERATGVRPPLPPRLADLYEREERVTVLPNDLRAVQAFVRSRARRTAAGQRSA
- a CDS encoding CopG family ribbon-helix-helix protein; the encoded protein is METKVLTAHVPLPLAEKVEQLAARLNRPHDWIVRQAPSVWVEQEEERRRLTLEALADVASGCVIDHQSVQAWADSLGTRISADGAILPRDQ